A single genomic interval of Helianthus annuus cultivar XRQ/B chromosome 13, HanXRQr2.0-SUNRISE, whole genome shotgun sequence harbors:
- the LOC118485911 gene encoding uncharacterized protein LOC118485911 gives MNFPARWRGWIMATLHSVKASVLVNGSPTMEFVCTRGLRQGDPLSPFLFVLVMEALIGIMKKAVSADVFKVSGLKVNLSKSSIYGVGVRDQMVQTMATTLNCKKGVFPFVHLGLPVGANMNLVRNWKPVIDTFRNRLSIWKAKQLSYGGRITLLKSLRYKCWTYSKELEWYFFLGGGGGSEEKARMNWVAWDHTIAPVEYGGIVFGALKDSNQAMLAK, from the exons ATGAATTTCCCGGCTCGTTGGAGAGGATGGATTATGGCGACCCTTCATTCGGTTAAAGCATCGGTTTTAGTCAATGGTTCCCCAACGATGGAATTCGTTTGCACTCGCGGTCTTCGTCAAGGGGATCCATTATCTCCATTTTTGTTCGTACTTGTTATGGAGGCTTTAATTGGTATCATGAAAAAGGCAGTATCGGCGGATGTTTTCAAAG TATCGGGGCTGAAAGTAAACCTTTCAAAGTCCAGTATTTATGGGGTTGGAGTTAGAGATCAGATGGTTCAAACCATGGCGACGACTCTTAACTGTAAAAAGGGAGTGTTTCCGTTTGTGCATTTAGGATTACCTGTTGGAGCGAATATGAATCTTGTTCGGAATTGGAAGCCAGTAATTGACACTTTCAGGAACCGTTTATCAATATGGAAAGCTAAGCAATTATCATACGGTGGAAGAATAACGCTCCTCAAATCG CTCCGATACAAGTGCTGGACATACTCGAAAGAATTAGAATGgtatttttttttgggggggggggggggatcggAAGAAAAGGCAAGAATGAATTGGGTGGCATGGGATCACACTATTGCTCCAGTTGAATATGGTGGAATCGTCTTTGGTGCACTTAAGGATTCGAATCAAGCAATGTTAGCAAAATGA